The following proteins come from a genomic window of Streptococcus pneumoniae:
- the pth gene encoding aminoacyl-tRNA hydrolase, whose product MTKLLVGLGNPGDKYFETKHNVGFMLIDQLAKKQNVTFTHDKIFQADLASFFLNGEKIYLVKPTTFMNESGKAVHALLTYYGLDIDDLLIIYDDLDMEVGKIRLRAKGSAGGHNGIKSIIQHIGTQVFNRVKIGIGRPKNGMSVVHHVLSKFDRDDYIGILQSVDKVDDSVNYYLQEKNFEKTMQRYNG is encoded by the coding sequence ATGACCAAATTACTTGTAGGCTTGGGAAATCCAGGGGATAAATATTTTGAAACAAAACACAATGTTGGTTTTATGTTGATTGATCAACTAGCGAAGAAACAGAATGTCACTTTTACACACGATAAGATATTTCAAGCTGACCTAGCATCCTTTTTCCTAAATGGAGAAAAAATTTATCTGGTTAAACCAACGACCTTTATGAATGAAAGTGGAAAAGCAGTTCATGCTTTATTAACTTACTATGGTTTGGATATTGACGATTTACTTATCATTTACGATGATCTTGACATGGAAGTTGGGAAAATTCGTTTAAGAGCAAAAGGCTCAGCAGGTGGTCATAATGGTATCAAGTCTATTATTCAACATATAGGAACTCAGGTCTTTAACCGTGTTAAGATTGGAATTGGAAGACCTAAAAATGGTATGTCAGTTGTTCATCATGTTTTGAGTAAGTTTGACAGGGATGATTATATCGGTATTTTACAGTCTGTTGACAAAGTTGACGATTCTGTAAACTACTATTTACAAGAGAAAAATTTTGAGAAAACAATGCAGAGGTATAACGGATAA